The genomic stretch GTCCCTCCTTTGTATCTCTCTGGATCACAGAGCTGAGATTACGGGTATAAGGATGAGACTGCTCTGTGGGCAGAAACCCCAGATGGAACTGGGTTTCATCTTTGATAAAGGCCGCGGCTTTCACCTTGGCCTTCATAATTAAAGTATCATCGGCTGCATATTTGTTGTAATCCGTCATTTCAGGGCTCCTGCGGTCATACCTTTAATAAAATATTTTGACATAAAGAGATAGAGGACCAACATCGGTAAAATTGCAATGGACAGTGAGGCAAACAAAAGATGCCAGCTGATCTGATACTGACCAAAGAAAACACTCATCCCCAGGGGCAGGGTTTTGAGTTTGTTGGTTTGAATAAACACTAGTGGAAAGAAGAAATCATTCCATACAGGAACAGCATTGTAAATGGTCACAAGGGCTATGGATGGAGCGGTCAGGGGCATAATGATATTGTTGTAGATGACCCATTCATTAGCACCGTCAATACGGCCTGAGTCTTCCAGATCATGGGGAATGGTCTTCATAAACCCAGTGAGGATAAACACGGTAGAGGGCATACTCATGGCTGTGAAAATCAGTATGAGAGCGATCTGATTATCCATAAGGTTCAGGTTTTTCATCAGCAGGAACAGAGGGATGACAGCCGCCTTGAGAGGAAGCATGATGCCCGCCAAAAAGGTCAGATAGACCAGAGTAGACAGTTTGTATTCATACCGGGCAATGCCGAAAGCTGCCATTGACCCAAAGAGGATAACAAAACCGATAGAAAGTGTCGTGATATACACACTGTTAAAGAAATAACGGCCGAATCCACCCTCTCCCCAGACCTCCATGTAATTGGAAAACTGCCATGTTTGGGGCAAAGCATAGGGAGTCTTGAATATCTCACGTGTTGTCTTCAGGCTGGAGAGGATCATATTGAAAAGGGGGTAGAAAATCAAAATGGCATAGCTGATCAGCATGATCTGAAAGAGAATGATCAAGGTTTTCTGTAGAACCCCGGCTCCCCTGAATTTCAGTTGTCCTATCACAGTTCCACCTCCTTGCCTTTAAAAGAAAGAATGCTGACAGCAGAGGCCAGGAATGTCATAAGATAGATGACAACCCCGATGGCCGAACCGATTCCAATTTCAGGGATTCCTGAATCCACCCCTCCAAAGGCAGTTCTGTAGAACAGAGTTCCCAGGGTATCTGTTGAAAAATAGGGCCCTCCTTCCAGTCCTGCCATGGTGTAGATCTGCTCAAATACATTCAGGCTTCCGATAAGGGTCAGCACCGTAATGATCATAATAGAAGGCAGAATAAGAGGGATCATGATGCCTGTAAAAAGGCGAATCTCCCCTACTCCGTCCAGGTAGGATGCCTCGACCACTTCCAGAGGAACACTGTTAAATCCAGCATAAAAAACAAGGGTGGGAAATCCAACCCAGCGCCAGATATTGACCGCAATGATACTGGGTGTGGCCAGAGCCTCATCTCCCAACCAGGCTCTTGTGAAAGACTGGAGGCCCAGATCTTTTAAGAGTTTGTTAATGATTCCCATATTGGGATTCATATACAGACTCCAGAGGAATCCCACGGCAACAATAGAAAACAGGACGGGTATAAAAAAGACTCTCTGATAAAAGGCGGCTCCGGCGATCTTTTTATAAAGCAGATAGCCGAAGAGGATGCCCAGTGAATTCTGAATAAACATAGTTGATAGAAACCACTCCACGTTGTTTCCTATGGCATTGAAGAAACGATCCCGGTAGGGATACTGAGTCATGATTTTATTGAAGTTCTCGAGCCCGACAAACTGATCCCGGACAATGCTCTTCCAGGAAAAAAGACTGTTGAACATAGACATGAACAGAGGAGCCACTATAAAAACAGTCACAATCAGGAGCCCCGGAAGAACAAAGAATAATATCCATAGAGACTGATTTTTGGTTTTTTTCATATATTTTCCAGATACACAGACGTTCCTAATGGACAAAGCAGTCACCGGAACATCTGAAAAGAAGTTTAAAATCCCTGCCCTTCCGGGCAGGGTGATTAGTTAAATTGTGGTTTATTGAAAAGGTTTATACCAGGTGGCAACACCTTCCTGTACCTGACGGACCACTTCTGTGCTGTCAATGCTGTCGGCGAGGAACCCCTGCAGGGTGCTCTGGATGAGAGCAGACCCTGTTGGCTGTTCATAACGGAAGCCGACGAGGGTAATGTAGGGGGTAGAGTTTACGTTCAGTTCACCCAGTTTTTTCAAATAGGGATCGGTGAACTTGACTCCGGGGACATCGGATTTCTGTTTCAGGCTGTCCGCAAGGAACTGACCTGCCTGTGTGCTGGCCAGGAAGTTCAGGAAGGCAGTGGCTTCTTCAGGGTTTTCTGTATCGGCATTCATGCCGAAAGAGCCGTCCAGGAAGGCGCTGGCGTAGCGGGTATCGCCGGCTTTGGCAACAGGACCGGCAAAAACATCATAGTCCAGATCAGGATTCTGTGCACTGAAATATCCAGCTTCCCAACTGCCGCCGATGAAGTGCCCGGCCATTTCATTAATAAAAAGCATCTGCATATCTGTATAGGCAATTCCCATAAAGTTTTCAGGCATATAGGGACGAAGCTCCAGAAGCTTCTCGAGGGACGTTCTGTATCGATCATCTGTAAACTTTGCCTTACCCGAGGTGAGTTCTGTAAAGTAATCATTTGCCCCATAAAAATTCGGACAGATAACACCCTGAAGCACTTCCAGAGTCCATCCATCCTTACCACCGTTGGCAAGAGGAGTTATACCGGCTTTTTTCATAACGTCCAGATTGGCTAGGAACTGGGCCCAGGTTTCAGGAACACTCAGTCCCAATTCTTTATAAAGGGCTTTGTTGTAGAAGATGACCAGGGTCTGGCTGGCAAAGGGAACGCCGTAGATTTTTCCATCGGAAATGCTGGTGGCACCTCTCACGGCATTGGGATCGAAGTTCTTCAGAGCTGGGATCTTATCATCCAGGGGCATCAGATAACCAGGCTGTGCGTAGGTTTCCAGTCCGCCGTAGGCCTTCAGATGAATAATATCAGGACCGGATTCACCACTGAGTGCTGCGGAAAGAACCGTATTATATTCGGTGTTCTTATAAGCCGTAAAGTTAACATCAATCCCGGGATTCTTTTCCCTGAACTGTGCGATCAGATCATTGTAGACATCGACGTCTTCGGTTCTCCAGGACCAGAAGTCCAGGGTTACTGTTTCCATCGCCGTCTCAGCTTTCTTTGTGTCCTTGGTCTGAGAAGCTTCCTTGCCTCCACCGGCGAACACTGAGAATACCACGAGCATCATCAGAATACTCATCAGGATTTTCTTTACCATTTCTCCATCCTTTTGTAGGTTTGTTGTTTTTTCTACTAACCAATATAAAAGGAATCTCCTTTCCCTGTCAATGAAAAATGATGAAAGCTATGAAAATCAAGAGTTACCAAGAGGAAAGCAACGCTTGTGTAGGGTTTGTCGTATAGCCGAATGATGCGCCCCGGCTGCAACAGACCAGCCCTGTTCGCTTGTAGCATGAACCAGTAATCCTGAACCCGATGGGTCTCCTTCACCTGAAATATTTCTGATGATCTCTTTTGTCAGATCTTCCAGATAATCGTCCACATCTCCACCCAGGATGATATCATTGGTTCCTGTCACATTGGCAATGAGTGCAAGTGAGCGACCCAGCTTGGTTATAAATTGCTCCGAGGCCGGCTGTGTCGGATTATGAGAGGGCTGCAGCAGATGAGTTATGGCCCGGCCGTTCATGAGTTTGTCATGATTCACAATCCCGATGCCCACCCCGATATCCTTGATAGGATCGGTAGATCTTTTTTCGATAAGCACCAGGATTAAATCCTTCTTCTGCAACCTGTTCGCTTCACCCAGAGCGCAGGCCTGGGCATCGTTAAAGAGCACAATAGGCACATTAAGCACCGTTTTAAGAGGTTCTGCCACAGAGAGAGACTCATGGATTCTAAGAGCATTAGACAGGATGATTTCTTTTTTATCATCATCCACAACTCCACTGACACCAAGCCCAACTGCCGTCAATCCAGCCTCCATAGGATATTTATGATCCAGATATTTTCTGAATCGAGCCAGTTCCACCGCAAGGCTGTCTATGGCACCCGGGCCATAAGAGGAAATAGTTATTTCTTTTTCATCCAGTAGACTGCCGTTCAGGTCGCCCGCATAGAGTCTGATAGACGGCACTGTCAGTTCAACACCGATGGCATAGGCATACCCTCCCCGGATACGGAGCAGAACCGCGGGACGCCCCCCCCGGGGAGAGGAGGATGTGTCTCGGCTTTCTTCAATCAGACGGGAATCAATCATCCAATCGACCAGGCTACCCACAGTGGAGCGGTCCAGTCTCAGCTCCCGGGCCAGATCTGCCCGGCTTCTGCCTGGATTTCTCCATAAAGTTTCGAGTACTCTGAGAATATTGTCACGTTTGAGTCTGTTCTTAACTGCCAATTTGTTGATTCTCCTACAAACTAGAATACAACAAGGGATGAAGAAAGGTCAAATGGTCTTATTCCTCTATTGAAGCAGAATTTGATTCGGATATTAATTTGAACTCATCAGAGATTTGAATTAAAGCTTCCACTATAATAGGATCAAATTTATTCCCCGACTCCTCCAGAATGACACTCATGGCTTTTTCATGGGAGAAGGCATTCTTGTAAGGACGGGTTGTTGTCAGGGCGTCATATACGTCTGCTATAGCCATAATTCTGGCAGACAAAGGTATTTCCTTCTGCACCAGGCCATTGGGATAACCTGAGCCATCCCAATTTTCATGATGAGATAATACAATCTGATAACCAATTTCAAAAAAAGATTGGAAGTCCAATGACTCAATCGCCACTTTGAGCACTTCTGCTCCCAGTTTCGGGTGAGATTTAATGATTTCAAACTCTTCGGCAGTCAGTTTCCCCGGTTTCTGTAGGATATGATCGGGGATGCCGACCTTACCAATATCATGAAGAGGAGCGGACCGTACCAAATCCTCAATATATTCTTTGGTGATGTATGATTTATATTCCAGATTTGTTTTTAAGGCACTGCACAGAGCTTTACAGTATAGGCTCGTACGTTGAATATGAGCCCCTGTATTGTTATCTCTCAACTCTGCCAGACGAGACATGGTATGAATCGTCAAAGACTGGCTTTGGTCTAATCGTTCCAGGGATTTTCTTTGATTTGTATATCCTCTAAAAAAGAGATAAAACAAGCTTACAAAAAATACCAGCCCCGACAATAGAATCAGACTAACGATGGAATTCCTGTTTTTCACCAGGTTGGCTCCAAATTTCGGCTCCTGGTCTGAAACTTCAACAATCCCCATCATCTCTCCATTAATAAAAAGAGGGATGTAATAGTGGATGATGAAATCCGGCTTTGTCGATTTTATTTGATATGTAATAGGATTCTTTATCAGCAATGTCCTTATTGTATCGATAGAAACAGGATCTTGATTTTCCTGATGAGCGCCGTAATGCCAGATAATTTCATTTGAATTATTAAATATTCTGAGTTGCACCACCGCAGGGTATTGGAGAAGATCATTCTGAAAATGTGCCCATTCATTATCAGGATGAGCTTCGCTTTCATGAGCTTCAAGATCAGAAGGATGACCGTCCTGGATTTTCTCTTTCGTTCCAGATTTAATGCTGAAGAAAGGCAGAATTTCTGAATAATTATTGGGAATAGCTTTTATATAAGCCTGATAAAAATAGGAATGAGATAAAATCATATGATTCTTCATTTGCTTCACCAGAACGGTACTCAGTACTATGGCTATAAGAGTTGTCATGGTTAAGGAGAGAATGAAGTAATGAAATAGGAAATTGTCTTTAATTCTTTGTTTCTTCAATAAATCCCCGAACTTAAGTCTACATCAAAAACCATGGTTAAACACTCTTATTTATTATCCAACTCAATAAATGAGAGTAGATCTTTTCTGAATATTATTTATCAATGAGCATCCATATAATTTCACAGGGTTCCTCTCCGTCGTTAAAGGAGTAATGCTTTTCACCCGCCGGTATAAACATGGCACTTCCCGGGCCGCTTCTATACTCAATATCATTGATAACACAGACAGCCGTCCCTTTGATGATATAGGAGTATTCATCCTGAGCATGCACACCATAGCCTTCTTTGGGAGTTCGATCTCCCGGGTTAAAGACGATATGACCGAATTGAACTTTATCATTTGTTTCTTTTGATCTATCAAAGAAT from Oceanispirochaeta sp. encodes the following:
- a CDS encoding carbohydrate ABC transporter permease is translated as MIGQLKFRGAGVLQKTLIILFQIMLISYAILIFYPLFNMILSSLKTTREIFKTPYALPQTWQFSNYMEVWGEGGFGRYFFNSVYITTLSIGFVILFGSMAAFGIARYEYKLSTLVYLTFLAGIMLPLKAAVIPLFLLMKNLNLMDNQIALILIFTAMSMPSTVFILTGFMKTIPHDLEDSGRIDGANEWVIYNNIIMPLTAPSIALVTIYNAVPVWNDFFFPLVFIQTNKLKTLPLGMSVFFGQYQISWHLLFASLSIAILPMLVLYLFMSKYFIKGMTAGALK
- a CDS encoding carbohydrate ABC transporter permease, coding for MKKTKNQSLWILFFVLPGLLIVTVFIVAPLFMSMFNSLFSWKSIVRDQFVGLENFNKIMTQYPYRDRFFNAIGNNVEWFLSTMFIQNSLGILFGYLLYKKIAGAAFYQRVFFIPVLFSIVAVGFLWSLYMNPNMGIINKLLKDLGLQSFTRAWLGDEALATPSIIAVNIWRWVGFPTLVFYAGFNSVPLEVVEASYLDGVGEIRLFTGIMIPLILPSIMIITVLTLIGSLNVFEQIYTMAGLEGGPYFSTDTLGTLFYRTAFGGVDSGIPEIGIGSAIGVVIYLMTFLASAVSILSFKGKEVEL
- a CDS encoding ABC transporter substrate-binding protein, with the protein product MVKKILMSILMMLVVFSVFAGGGKEASQTKDTKKAETAMETVTLDFWSWRTEDVDVYNDLIAQFREKNPGIDVNFTAYKNTEYNTVLSAALSGESGPDIIHLKAYGGLETYAQPGYLMPLDDKIPALKNFDPNAVRGATSISDGKIYGVPFASQTLVIFYNKALYKELGLSVPETWAQFLANLDVMKKAGITPLANGGKDGWTLEVLQGVICPNFYGANDYFTELTSGKAKFTDDRYRTSLEKLLELRPYMPENFMGIAYTDMQMLFINEMAGHFIGGSWEAGYFSAQNPDLDYDVFAGPVAKAGDTRYASAFLDGSFGMNADTENPEEATAFLNFLASTQAGQFLADSLKQKSDVPGVKFTDPYLKKLGELNVNSTPYITLVGFRYEQPTGSALIQSTLQGFLADSIDSTEVVRQVQEGVATWYKPFQ
- a CDS encoding ROK family transcriptional regulator, whose product is MAVKNRLKRDNILRVLETLWRNPGRSRADLARELRLDRSTVGSLVDWMIDSRLIEESRDTSSSPRGGRPAVLLRIRGGYAYAIGVELTVPSIRLYAGDLNGSLLDEKEITISSYGPGAIDSLAVELARFRKYLDHKYPMEAGLTAVGLGVSGVVDDDKKEIILSNALRIHESLSVAEPLKTVLNVPIVLFNDAQACALGEANRLQKKDLILVLIEKRSTDPIKDIGVGIGIVNHDKLMNGRAITHLLQPSHNPTQPASEQFITKLGRSLALIANVTGTNDIILGGDVDDYLEDLTKEIIRNISGEGDPSGSGLLVHATSEQGWSVAAGAHHSAIRQTLHKRCFPLGNS
- a CDS encoding HD domain-containing phosphohydrolase — protein: MKKQRIKDNFLFHYFILSLTMTTLIAIVLSTVLVKQMKNHMILSHSYFYQAYIKAIPNNYSEILPFFSIKSGTKEKIQDGHPSDLEAHESEAHPDNEWAHFQNDLLQYPAVVQLRIFNNSNEIIWHYGAHQENQDPVSIDTIRTLLIKNPITYQIKSTKPDFIIHYYIPLFINGEMMGIVEVSDQEPKFGANLVKNRNSIVSLILLSGLVFFVSLFYLFFRGYTNQRKSLERLDQSQSLTIHTMSRLAELRDNNTGAHIQRTSLYCKALCSALKTNLEYKSYITKEYIEDLVRSAPLHDIGKVGIPDHILQKPGKLTAEEFEIIKSHPKLGAEVLKVAIESLDFQSFFEIGYQIVLSHHENWDGSGYPNGLVQKEIPLSARIMAIADVYDALTTTRPYKNAFSHEKAMSVILEESGNKFDPIIVEALIQISDEFKLISESNSASIEE
- a CDS encoding cupin domain-containing protein, with translation MLEKQLSPLIDEEGKKGLMTIFFDRSKETNDKVQFGHIVFNPGDRTPKEGYGVHAQDEYSYIIKGTAVCVINDIEYRSGPGSAMFIPAGEKHYSFNDGEEPCEIIWMLIDK